Proteins from one Bufo gargarizans isolate SCDJY-AF-19 chromosome 8, ASM1485885v1, whole genome shotgun sequence genomic window:
- the NTHL1 gene encoding endonuclease III-like protein 1 isoform X2 has product MRYQVLLSLMLSSQTKDQVTSAAMTRLKEHGLTVGRILETDEETLGKLIYPVGFWKNKVKYIKKTTEILQEQYGGDIPDNVAELVKLPGVGPKMAHLIMDIAWNKVSGIGVDTHVHRISNRLKWVKKETKTPEDTRVALEDWLPRDLWSEINWLLVGFGQQVCLPVSPRCSDCLNRDICPGATKKK; this is encoded by the exons ATGCGCTACCAGGTTCTGCTGTCCTTGATGCTGTCCAGCCAGACGAAGGACCAGGTGACCTCAGCAGCCATGACCAGACTAAAAGAACATGGCCTGACTGTGGGCAGGATCCTGGAGACCGATGAGGAGACGCTGGGGAAACTCATCTATCCTGTGGGATTCTGGAAG AACAAGGTGAAATACATCAAGAAGACGACGGAGATACTTCAGGAGCAGTACGGCGGTGACATTCCcgataatgtagcagagctggtgaaGCTTCCTGGGGTGGGACCTAAAATGGCTCATCTGATTATGGACATTGCCTGGAACAAGGTGTCTGGGATTG GTGTGGACACTCATGTACATCGTATTTCCAACAGACTGAAGTGGGTGAAAAAAGAAACCAAGACCCCTGAAGACACTCGTGTGGCCCTCGAGGACTGGCTGCCAAG AGATCTCTGGAGCGAAATCAATTGGCTACTAGTCGGTTTTGGGCAGCAGGTTTGCCTCCCTGTGTCCCCCCGGTGCTCTGACTGCCTAAACAGAGACATCTGTCCTGGGGCAACTAAAAAGAAGTGA